Proteins found in one Dryobates pubescens isolate bDryPub1 chromosome 1, bDryPub1.pri, whole genome shotgun sequence genomic segment:
- the STOX2 gene encoding storkhead-box protein 2 isoform X3 yields MHIVFTSQLLWILYWSMEPDHRGSGDVSPISMSPISQSQFIPLGEILCLAISAMNSARKQVTQEALMEHLTTCFPGVPTPSPEILRHTLNMLVRERKIYPTPDGYFIVTPQTYFITPSLIRTNSKWYHLDERIPDRSQCTSPQQGTITPSTSGCVRDRTLPKNHCDSCHCCREDMHSMHASTLQRKSAKDCKDSYCPPSLCQVPPTEKSKSTVNFSYKAETLTKPKDVEKQSKKFGLKLFRLSFKKDKTKQLANFSAQFPPEEWPLRDEDTPTTIPREVEMEIIRRINPDLTVENVMRHTALMKKLEEEKAQRSKAGSSAHHSGRSKKSRNHRKSHGKSRSHSKTRVSKGDPSDGSHLDVPAEREYEFYDPLTRSPREGCFIIEHKGDNFIMHSNPSMIESHFPMTPEWDVSGELAKRRTEMPFPEPSRGSSHSKVHRSHSHTQDRRSRNERSSKAKERSRSMDNSKGPLGSATLGTPEDIGEGCSPDDQTTSQTFIDDSTLRPSQSLSHQRALISSASYKETCIPEITSGSVETPSSCSLLEQSKPTENLPPYSELNSCTTKSAVDDYFQCNTSSETVLTAPSPLGKNKEDHDTLTGTDGLKKISPAERQSQHIARDPGVHKDESPKGPSSGTAVAGQTSEVIANGRLVQHHSAESSSLDKRKEIFSKDTLFKPLHNTLSVNSYHKSSTPLLKPHQKTPSDTLPVRCEKLEQAIVTSVTQVTPVSQRQQETAGNQEASFDYYNVSDDDDSEEGNNKNAEEEKNRDDVGTMQWLLEREKERDLQRKFEKNLTLLTPKETENSSNQRATHSARLDSMDSSSITVDSGFNSPRTRESLASNTSSIVESNRRQNPALSPAHGGAGPTFTFRAAADPPTSEAEKLQKPANCLQASVTSV; encoded by the exons ATGCACATTGTTTTTACATCACAGCTACTCTGGATACTGTACTGGAGCATGGAACCAGACCATAGGGGTTCAG GTGATGTATCACCCATCAGCATGTCTCCCATCAGTCAGTCACAGTTTATTCCACTTGGGGAAATCCTTTGCCTGGCCATCTCAGCAATGAACTCTGCCCGAAAACAAGTCACCCAAGAAGCACTAATGGAGCACCTAACAACCTGCTTCCCAG GAGTTCCAACACCCAGTCCAGAAATCCTTCGACATACCTTGAATATGCTTGTACGGGAGAGGAAAATATACCCAACTCCGGATGGCTATTTCATTGTAACCCCGCAGACTTACTTTATAACACCATCTCTCATAAGAACTAACAGCAAATGGTACCATTTGGATGAGAGGATACCTGACAGGTCTCAATGTACCTCTCCTCAACAAGGAACTATAACTCCTTCCACCTCGGGATGCGTCAGGGACCGAACACTACCCAAAAACCACTGCGACTCCTGCCATTGTTGCAGAGAAGACATGCACAGCATGCATGCATCTACCCTACAGAGGAAATCAGCAAAAGACTGTAAAGACTCTTACTGTCCTCCTTCATTGTGTCAGGTCCCACCTACTGAGAAAAGTAAAAGTACTGTCAATTTTTCTTACAAAGCAGAGACACTCACAAAGCCTAAGGATGTAGAAAAGCAGTCTAAGAAATTTGGACTCAAATTATTCCGATTAAGTTTTAAGAAGGACAAGACAAAACAGTTGGCAAACTTCTCTGCCCAGTTTCCTCCAGAGGAGTGGCCACTAAGGGATGAGGACACCCCCACCACTATACCTAGAGAGGTAGAAATGGAGATTATCAGGCGCATTAACCCAGATTTGACTGTGGAAAATGTCATGAGGCACACTGCACTAATGAAGAAacttgaagaagaaaaagctcaACGAAGCAAAGCAGGATCTTCAGCTCACCACAGTGGACGAAGTAAAAAGAgcaggaatcacagaaaatCTCATGGGAAATCGAGGTCACACAGCAAGACCCGGGTGTCCAAAGGAGACCCATCAGATGGCTCTCATTTGGACGTACCTGCTGAAAGGGAGTATGAGTTCTATGATCCCTTGACTCGATCCCCACGGGAAGGCTGTTTTATAATAGAACACAAGGGAGATAATTTTATAATGCACAGCAATCCTAGCATGATTGAATCTCATTTTCCCATGACACCAGAGTGGGATGTATCTGGTGAGCTGGCCAAAAGAAGAACTGAAATGCCTTTCCCTGAACCTTCCAGGGGAAGCTCTCACTCCAAGGTCCATCGGAGCCACAGCCATACACAGGACAGAAGATCAAGGAATGAGCGGTCAAGTAAGGCTAAGGAAAGGTCTAGATCCATGGATAATtccaagggacctctgggctcAGCTACTTTAGGCACACCTGAAGATATAGGTGAAGGCTGTAGCCCAGATGACCAAACAACTAGCCAAACCTTCATTGACGATAGTACCTTAAGGCCATCTCAGTCGCTCAGTCATCAAAGGGCTCTGATTTCATCTGCAAGCTACAAAGAGACTTGCATCCCTGAAATAACTAGTGGCAGTGTAGAAACCCCTAGTTCTTGTAGCCTATTGGAACAAAGCAAGCCTACAGAGAATTTGCCACCATACAGCGAGCTCAACTCCTGCACTACAAAATCTGCAGTCGATGACTATTTTCAGTGCAACACATCCAGTGAGACTGTGCTTACTGCTCCTTCACCACTGGGAAAGAATAAAGAGGACCATGATACGCTGACAGGAACAGATGGGCTCAAAAAAATTAGTCCTGCAGAAAGACAGTCTCAACATATTGCtagggatcctggggtgcacaaAGATGAGTCCCCAAAGGGCCCAAGTAGTGGTACAGCAGTTGCTGGCCAAACTTCAGAGGTGATTGCAAACGGACGGCTGGTTCAACACCATAGTGCTGAATCAAGCAGCCTtgataaaaggaaagaaatatttaGCAAGGATACACTCTTTAAACCTCTGCACAACACCCTTTCTGTGAATAGTTATCATAAGTCTAGCACACCCCTGCTAAAGCCTCATCAAAAGACCCCCTCTGACACATTGCCAGTCAGATGTGAGAAACTTGAACAAGCGATAGTAACCTCAGTCACACAAGTCACGCCTGTTTCACAGAGACAGCAAGAGACTGCTGGCAACCAGGAGGCCTCCTTCGACTACTACAACGTATCTGATGATGACGACTCGGAGGAAGGGAACAACAAAAAtgctgaggaagaaaagaacagGGATGATGTTGGTACAATGCAGTGGCttctagagagagaaaaggagagggatCTGCAGCGAAAGTTCGAGAAGAATCTTACTCTTCTCACcccaaaggaaacagaaaatagCAGCAACCAGAGAGCCACCCACTCAGCCCGCCTGGACAGcatggacagcagcagcattactGTGGACAGCGGGTTCAACTCTCCACG TACTCGCGAGAGCCTGGCATCCAACACTTCAAGTATTGTTGAAAGCAACAGACGTcagaaccctgctctgagccctgcacACGGTGGCGCAGGCCCAACATTCACCTTCCGAGCCGCTGCAGACCCACCAACAAGTGAAGCTGAGAAACTGCAGAAACCTGCTAACTGCCTGCAAGCTTCTGTCACTAGTGTCTGA
- the STOX2 gene encoding storkhead-box protein 2 isoform X2 — protein MKKTRSTTLRRAWPSSDFSDRASDRMRSRSEKDYRLHKHFPPAFISQASRGYMTSGDVSPISMSPISQSQFIPLGEILCLAISAMNSARKQVTQEALMEHLTTCFPGVPTPSPEILRHTLNMLVRERKIYPTPDGYFIVTPQTYFITPSLIRTNSKWYHLDERIPDRSQCTSPQQGTITPSTSGCVRDRTLPKNHCDSCHCCREDMHSMHASTLQRKSAKDCKDSYCPPSLCQVPPTEKSKSTVNFSYKAETLTKPKDVEKQSKKFGLKLFRLSFKKDKTKQLANFSAQFPPEEWPLRDEDTPTTIPREVEMEIIRRINPDLTVENVMRHTALMKKLEEEKAQRSKAGSSAHHSGRSKKSRNHRKSHGKSRSHSKTRVSKGDPSDGSHLDVPAEREYEFYDPLTRSPREGCFIIEHKGDNFIMHSNPSMIESHFPMTPEWDVSGELAKRRTEMPFPEPSRGSSHSKVHRSHSHTQDRRSRNERSSKAKERSRSMDNSKGPLGSATLGTPEDIGEGCSPDDQTTSQTFIDDSTLRPSQSLSHQRALISSASYKETCIPEITSGSVETPSSCSLLEQSKPTENLPPYSELNSCTTKSAVDDYFQCNTSSETVLTAPSPLGKNKEDHDTLTGTDGLKKISPAERQSQHIARDPGVHKDESPKGPSSGTAVAGQTSEVIANGRLVQHHSAESSSLDKRKEIFSKDTLFKPLHNTLSVNSYHKSSTPLLKPHQKTPSDTLPVRCEKLEQAIVTSVTQVTPVSQRQQETAGNQEASFDYYNVSDDDDSEEGNNKNAEEEKNRDDVGTMQWLLEREKERDLQRKFEKNLTLLTPKETENSSNQRATHSARLDSMDSSSITVDSGFNSPRTRESLASNTSSIVESNRRQNPALSPAHGGAGPTFTFRAAADPPTSEAEKLQKPANCLQASVTSV, from the exons GTGATGTATCACCCATCAGCATGTCTCCCATCAGTCAGTCACAGTTTATTCCACTTGGGGAAATCCTTTGCCTGGCCATCTCAGCAATGAACTCTGCCCGAAAACAAGTCACCCAAGAAGCACTAATGGAGCACCTAACAACCTGCTTCCCAG GAGTTCCAACACCCAGTCCAGAAATCCTTCGACATACCTTGAATATGCTTGTACGGGAGAGGAAAATATACCCAACTCCGGATGGCTATTTCATTGTAACCCCGCAGACTTACTTTATAACACCATCTCTCATAAGAACTAACAGCAAATGGTACCATTTGGATGAGAGGATACCTGACAGGTCTCAATGTACCTCTCCTCAACAAGGAACTATAACTCCTTCCACCTCGGGATGCGTCAGGGACCGAACACTACCCAAAAACCACTGCGACTCCTGCCATTGTTGCAGAGAAGACATGCACAGCATGCATGCATCTACCCTACAGAGGAAATCAGCAAAAGACTGTAAAGACTCTTACTGTCCTCCTTCATTGTGTCAGGTCCCACCTACTGAGAAAAGTAAAAGTACTGTCAATTTTTCTTACAAAGCAGAGACACTCACAAAGCCTAAGGATGTAGAAAAGCAGTCTAAGAAATTTGGACTCAAATTATTCCGATTAAGTTTTAAGAAGGACAAGACAAAACAGTTGGCAAACTTCTCTGCCCAGTTTCCTCCAGAGGAGTGGCCACTAAGGGATGAGGACACCCCCACCACTATACCTAGAGAGGTAGAAATGGAGATTATCAGGCGCATTAACCCAGATTTGACTGTGGAAAATGTCATGAGGCACACTGCACTAATGAAGAAacttgaagaagaaaaagctcaACGAAGCAAAGCAGGATCTTCAGCTCACCACAGTGGACGAAGTAAAAAGAgcaggaatcacagaaaatCTCATGGGAAATCGAGGTCACACAGCAAGACCCGGGTGTCCAAAGGAGACCCATCAGATGGCTCTCATTTGGACGTACCTGCTGAAAGGGAGTATGAGTTCTATGATCCCTTGACTCGATCCCCACGGGAAGGCTGTTTTATAATAGAACACAAGGGAGATAATTTTATAATGCACAGCAATCCTAGCATGATTGAATCTCATTTTCCCATGACACCAGAGTGGGATGTATCTGGTGAGCTGGCCAAAAGAAGAACTGAAATGCCTTTCCCTGAACCTTCCAGGGGAAGCTCTCACTCCAAGGTCCATCGGAGCCACAGCCATACACAGGACAGAAGATCAAGGAATGAGCGGTCAAGTAAGGCTAAGGAAAGGTCTAGATCCATGGATAATtccaagggacctctgggctcAGCTACTTTAGGCACACCTGAAGATATAGGTGAAGGCTGTAGCCCAGATGACCAAACAACTAGCCAAACCTTCATTGACGATAGTACCTTAAGGCCATCTCAGTCGCTCAGTCATCAAAGGGCTCTGATTTCATCTGCAAGCTACAAAGAGACTTGCATCCCTGAAATAACTAGTGGCAGTGTAGAAACCCCTAGTTCTTGTAGCCTATTGGAACAAAGCAAGCCTACAGAGAATTTGCCACCATACAGCGAGCTCAACTCCTGCACTACAAAATCTGCAGTCGATGACTATTTTCAGTGCAACACATCCAGTGAGACTGTGCTTACTGCTCCTTCACCACTGGGAAAGAATAAAGAGGACCATGATACGCTGACAGGAACAGATGGGCTCAAAAAAATTAGTCCTGCAGAAAGACAGTCTCAACATATTGCtagggatcctggggtgcacaaAGATGAGTCCCCAAAGGGCCCAAGTAGTGGTACAGCAGTTGCTGGCCAAACTTCAGAGGTGATTGCAAACGGACGGCTGGTTCAACACCATAGTGCTGAATCAAGCAGCCTtgataaaaggaaagaaatatttaGCAAGGATACACTCTTTAAACCTCTGCACAACACCCTTTCTGTGAATAGTTATCATAAGTCTAGCACACCCCTGCTAAAGCCTCATCAAAAGACCCCCTCTGACACATTGCCAGTCAGATGTGAGAAACTTGAACAAGCGATAGTAACCTCAGTCACACAAGTCACGCCTGTTTCACAGAGACAGCAAGAGACTGCTGGCAACCAGGAGGCCTCCTTCGACTACTACAACGTATCTGATGATGACGACTCGGAGGAAGGGAACAACAAAAAtgctgaggaagaaaagaacagGGATGATGTTGGTACAATGCAGTGGCttctagagagagaaaaggagagggatCTGCAGCGAAAGTTCGAGAAGAATCTTACTCTTCTCACcccaaaggaaacagaaaatagCAGCAACCAGAGAGCCACCCACTCAGCCCGCCTGGACAGcatggacagcagcagcattactGTGGACAGCGGGTTCAACTCTCCACG TACTCGCGAGAGCCTGGCATCCAACACTTCAAGTATTGTTGAAAGCAACAGACGTcagaaccctgctctgagccctgcacACGGTGGCGCAGGCCCAACATTCACCTTCCGAGCCGCTGCAGACCCACCAACAAGTGAAGCTGAGAAACTGCAGAAACCTGCTAACTGCCTGCAAGCTTCTGTCACTAGTGTCTGA
- the STOX2 gene encoding storkhead-box protein 2 isoform X4, with protein MSPISQSQFIPLGEILCLAISAMNSARKQVTQEALMEHLTTCFPGVPTPSPEILRHTLNMLVRERKIYPTPDGYFIVTPQTYFITPSLIRTNSKWYHLDERIPDRSQCTSPQQGTITPSTSGCVRDRTLPKNHCDSCHCCREDMHSMHASTLQRKSAKDCKDSYCPPSLCQVPPTEKSKSTVNFSYKAETLTKPKDVEKQSKKFGLKLFRLSFKKDKTKQLANFSAQFPPEEWPLRDEDTPTTIPREVEMEIIRRINPDLTVENVMRHTALMKKLEEEKAQRSKAGSSAHHSGRSKKSRNHRKSHGKSRSHSKTRVSKGDPSDGSHLDVPAEREYEFYDPLTRSPREGCFIIEHKGDNFIMHSNPSMIESHFPMTPEWDVSGELAKRRTEMPFPEPSRGSSHSKVHRSHSHTQDRRSRNERSSKAKERSRSMDNSKGPLGSATLGTPEDIGEGCSPDDQTTSQTFIDDSTLRPSQSLSHQRALISSASYKETCIPEITSGSVETPSSCSLLEQSKPTENLPPYSELNSCTTKSAVDDYFQCNTSSETVLTAPSPLGKNKEDHDTLTGTDGLKKISPAERQSQHIARDPGVHKDESPKGPSSGTAVAGQTSEVIANGRLVQHHSAESSSLDKRKEIFSKDTLFKPLHNTLSVNSYHKSSTPLLKPHQKTPSDTLPVRCEKLEQAIVTSVTQVTPVSQRQQETAGNQEASFDYYNVSDDDDSEEGNNKNAEEEKNRDDVGTMQWLLEREKERDLQRKFEKNLTLLTPKETENSSNQRATHSARLDSMDSSSITVDSGFNSPRTRESLASNTSSIVESNRRQNPALSPAHGGAGPTFTFRAAADPPTSEAEKLQKPANCLQASVTSV; from the exons ATGTCTCCCATCAGTCAGTCACAGTTTATTCCACTTGGGGAAATCCTTTGCCTGGCCATCTCAGCAATGAACTCTGCCCGAAAACAAGTCACCCAAGAAGCACTAATGGAGCACCTAACAACCTGCTTCCCAG GAGTTCCAACACCCAGTCCAGAAATCCTTCGACATACCTTGAATATGCTTGTACGGGAGAGGAAAATATACCCAACTCCGGATGGCTATTTCATTGTAACCCCGCAGACTTACTTTATAACACCATCTCTCATAAGAACTAACAGCAAATGGTACCATTTGGATGAGAGGATACCTGACAGGTCTCAATGTACCTCTCCTCAACAAGGAACTATAACTCCTTCCACCTCGGGATGCGTCAGGGACCGAACACTACCCAAAAACCACTGCGACTCCTGCCATTGTTGCAGAGAAGACATGCACAGCATGCATGCATCTACCCTACAGAGGAAATCAGCAAAAGACTGTAAAGACTCTTACTGTCCTCCTTCATTGTGTCAGGTCCCACCTACTGAGAAAAGTAAAAGTACTGTCAATTTTTCTTACAAAGCAGAGACACTCACAAAGCCTAAGGATGTAGAAAAGCAGTCTAAGAAATTTGGACTCAAATTATTCCGATTAAGTTTTAAGAAGGACAAGACAAAACAGTTGGCAAACTTCTCTGCCCAGTTTCCTCCAGAGGAGTGGCCACTAAGGGATGAGGACACCCCCACCACTATACCTAGAGAGGTAGAAATGGAGATTATCAGGCGCATTAACCCAGATTTGACTGTGGAAAATGTCATGAGGCACACTGCACTAATGAAGAAacttgaagaagaaaaagctcaACGAAGCAAAGCAGGATCTTCAGCTCACCACAGTGGACGAAGTAAAAAGAgcaggaatcacagaaaatCTCATGGGAAATCGAGGTCACACAGCAAGACCCGGGTGTCCAAAGGAGACCCATCAGATGGCTCTCATTTGGACGTACCTGCTGAAAGGGAGTATGAGTTCTATGATCCCTTGACTCGATCCCCACGGGAAGGCTGTTTTATAATAGAACACAAGGGAGATAATTTTATAATGCACAGCAATCCTAGCATGATTGAATCTCATTTTCCCATGACACCAGAGTGGGATGTATCTGGTGAGCTGGCCAAAAGAAGAACTGAAATGCCTTTCCCTGAACCTTCCAGGGGAAGCTCTCACTCCAAGGTCCATCGGAGCCACAGCCATACACAGGACAGAAGATCAAGGAATGAGCGGTCAAGTAAGGCTAAGGAAAGGTCTAGATCCATGGATAATtccaagggacctctgggctcAGCTACTTTAGGCACACCTGAAGATATAGGTGAAGGCTGTAGCCCAGATGACCAAACAACTAGCCAAACCTTCATTGACGATAGTACCTTAAGGCCATCTCAGTCGCTCAGTCATCAAAGGGCTCTGATTTCATCTGCAAGCTACAAAGAGACTTGCATCCCTGAAATAACTAGTGGCAGTGTAGAAACCCCTAGTTCTTGTAGCCTATTGGAACAAAGCAAGCCTACAGAGAATTTGCCACCATACAGCGAGCTCAACTCCTGCACTACAAAATCTGCAGTCGATGACTATTTTCAGTGCAACACATCCAGTGAGACTGTGCTTACTGCTCCTTCACCACTGGGAAAGAATAAAGAGGACCATGATACGCTGACAGGAACAGATGGGCTCAAAAAAATTAGTCCTGCAGAAAGACAGTCTCAACATATTGCtagggatcctggggtgcacaaAGATGAGTCCCCAAAGGGCCCAAGTAGTGGTACAGCAGTTGCTGGCCAAACTTCAGAGGTGATTGCAAACGGACGGCTGGTTCAACACCATAGTGCTGAATCAAGCAGCCTtgataaaaggaaagaaatatttaGCAAGGATACACTCTTTAAACCTCTGCACAACACCCTTTCTGTGAATAGTTATCATAAGTCTAGCACACCCCTGCTAAAGCCTCATCAAAAGACCCCCTCTGACACATTGCCAGTCAGATGTGAGAAACTTGAACAAGCGATAGTAACCTCAGTCACACAAGTCACGCCTGTTTCACAGAGACAGCAAGAGACTGCTGGCAACCAGGAGGCCTCCTTCGACTACTACAACGTATCTGATGATGACGACTCGGAGGAAGGGAACAACAAAAAtgctgaggaagaaaagaacagGGATGATGTTGGTACAATGCAGTGGCttctagagagagaaaaggagagggatCTGCAGCGAAAGTTCGAGAAGAATCTTACTCTTCTCACcccaaaggaaacagaaaatagCAGCAACCAGAGAGCCACCCACTCAGCCCGCCTGGACAGcatggacagcagcagcattactGTGGACAGCGGGTTCAACTCTCCACG TACTCGCGAGAGCCTGGCATCCAACACTTCAAGTATTGTTGAAAGCAACAGACGTcagaaccctgctctgagccctgcacACGGTGGCGCAGGCCCAACATTCACCTTCCGAGCCGCTGCAGACCCACCAACAAGTGAAGCTGAGAAACTGCAGAAACCTGCTAACTGCCTGCAAGCTTCTGTCACTAGTGTCTGA